In Microvirga sp. 17 mud 1-3, the genomic window TCGGCATCATGTCGGGCGTGCAGGGGCGCATGCCCATCCAGGGCTCCGGATCGACCCGCTCACCCAGGGGAAAGAGAGATTTCGCGATCGGCTCAGCCCGGGCGAGCTGCACCGGGGTCTTGGGCGCGTCGCGGTCGGCGAATTCCGCCCCCGTCGTGAGGCGGATGCCCCGAGCCATGGGCGCCAGGAAGTAGCCGCGCTCGAAATCCAGGGTCGGGCGGTTGAGGACTGCGTTGCCCTCCGGCCGGTAATGCATGTGGTAGCCGCGCTTCACGGCCAGCGGGAAGCGATAGCCGAACCGGCGCGTCACCACGTCGGCCCAGGGACCCAGCGCCACAACGACGGCGCCAGCCTCGACCGGACCCTTCTCGGTCTTGAGGCGCCATCCGCCGCCGGCCTGCTCCAGGGTGCGGGCGTCGCCCTCGGCAGCCTCGCCGCCCAGGCGTTCGAACAGCTCCACATAGGACATGACGAGGGCGTGCGGATCGTAGATCGCCGCCGGGTCGGTCCAGTGAATGCCGCCCTTCAGCGGGATCTTGAGATGCGGCTCGCGCTCCGCCACGGTCCGGCCGTCGAGGGCGTCGAAATTGACGCCGAAATCGCGCTTCACCTGCTCAGCGTCGCGGACCTGTACCTCCATGGCACGGTCGGAGCGGAAGACCTTCATCCAGCCGGTCGGGCGGATCAGGTCGACAGAGCCGGCCTCCTCGGCGAGGGCCATGTGCTCCGTCACGCTGTGTTCGATCAGCGGAGCGTAAAGCCGCGCGATGGCCTTGTGCTGGGCCGGGCGGGAATGCATCCAGTACTGGAACAGGAAGGGCGCAATCTTCGGCAGCGCCGCCATGTGGTAATGGGCATCAATGGTGTTGTTGAGGGCATAGCGCAGCAGCGCGCCGAAATCGTGCGGGAAGCCATAAGGATAGACGCCCTCGCGCTGGATCAGGCCCGCATTGCCGAAGGATGTCTCCAGGCCCGGCTGCCGCCTGTCCACCAGGAGCACGGATCGGCCCCGCTTCTGCAGGTGCAAGGCGATCGACACGCCGACAATGCCGGCCCCCAGAACCACAACATCCTTACGCATGAAGACCCTGCCCCGTTCCAGAACTCTCAGGCGCGGAAGGCCAAGCCTTCCCGCGACCGCTTCTTTACTCCCGTTCCTTTAGGGCCGTCCACGCCTTTCCTGTGGCAAATGGACCTCTCCCCAGCTCTCTCCGGACAAGCGGCGCGCTGCTTGTCCCGCAAGGCCGTTGCCGCGGGGAAAGGCTCGTGCTACCGGCGCGGCATGACACGCCCTCTCCTGATCGCCCCTTCCATCCTGGCCTCCGACTTTTCCAAGCTCGGCGAAGAGGTCCGCGCCATCGACGCGGCCGGCGCCGACTGGATCCACATCGACGTGATGGACGGCCATTTCGTCCCGAACATCACCCTCGGCCCGGATATCGTGAAGGCGCTTCGCCGCCACACGACCAAGCCTTTCGACGTTCACCTGATGATCGCCCCCGTGGACCCCTATCTCGAGGCCTTCGCCAAGGCCGGGTCGGACGTCATCAGCATCCATGCCGAGGCCGGCCCGCACCTGCACCGCAGCCTCCAGACCATCCGGTCGCTGGGCAAGAAGGCCGGGATCGTCCTCAATCCCGGCACCCCCGAGCACTCCATCGAGCCCGTGCTCGACATGGTGGACCTCGTCCTGCTCATGACCGTCAACCCGGGCTTCGGCGGCCAAGCCTTCATCGGCTCGGTCTGCGACAAGGTGCGGAGGGTCAAGGCCATGATCGGGGAGCGTCCCATCGACATCGAGATCGACGGCGGGGTCACGGCCGAAACCGCCCCCCTGGTGGTGGAGGCCGGCGCCAACGTGCTCGTGGCCGGCTCCGCAGTCTTCAAGGGCGGCCCGGAGGCCTACGCCCCCAACATCACGGCGATCCGCGAGGCGGCCGCAAAGGTGCGTTGAGATCGGGCGTCCGGCATGCTACCGCGCGGGGGAAACCTCCCCCGTCGGAAAGTGTGAGCCCATGATCCCCCGCTACAGCCGCCCCGAGATGGTGGCCATCTGGTCGCCCGAAACCAAGTTTCGCATCTGGTTCGAGATCGAGGCGCATGCCACGACCGCCCTCGCCGACCTCGGCGTCGTGCCCAAGGAGGCGGCGGCGCTCGTCTGGGACAAGGGCGCGAAGGCGACCTTCGACGTCGAGCGGATCGACGAGATCGAGCGTGAGGTGAAGCACGACGTCATCGCGTTCCTGACCCATCTGGCCGAAATCGTCGGGCCGGAGGCGCGCTTCGTCCACCAGGGCATGACCTCCTCGGACGTGCTCGACACCACCTTCAACGTGCAGCTGGTGCGCGCGTCCGATCTGCTCCTGAAGGACATCGACGGACTCCTGGCAGCCCTCAAGCGCCGGGCCTTCGAGCACAAGATGACGCCGACCATAGGCCGCTCGCACGGCATCCACGCGGAGCCGACCACCTTCGGCCTCAAGCTCGCCCAGGCCTATGCGGAGTTCGAGCGCTGCAAGCTGCGGCTCATCGAGGCCCAGCGCGAGATCGCGACCTGCGCCATTTCGGGCGCGGTCGGCACCTTCGCCAATATCGACCCGCGGGTCGAGGAATACGTGGCCGAGAAGATGGGGCTGTCCGTCGAGCCGGTCTCGACCCAGGTCATCCCCCGCGACCGGCACGCCATGTATTTCGCGACGCTCGCGGTCATTGCCTCCTCGATCGAGCGCCTTGCAATCGAAGTCCGCCATCTCCAGCGCAGCGAGGTGCTGGAGGCGGAGGAGTATTTCTCGGCCGGCCAGAAGGGCTCCTCGGCCATGCCGCACAAGCGGAACCCGGTGCTGACCGAGAACCTCACGGGCCTCGCCCGCATGGTCCGCGCCTATGCCATGCCGGCCATGGAGAACGTGGCGCTTTGGCACGAGCGGGACATCTCCCACTCGTCCGTAGAGCGCATGATCGGGCCGGACGCCACCGTGACCCTGGATTTCGCCCTCGCGCGCCTCACGAGCGTCGTCGACAAGCTCGTGGTCTATCCGGAGAACATGCAGAAGAACCTGGACCGCCTCGGCGGCCTCGTCCATTCGCAGCGCGTGCTCCTGGCCCTTACGCAGAAAGGGGCCTCCCGCGAGGACGCCTATCGGCTCGTCCAGCGCAACGCCATGCCGGTCTGGCGCGGGGAAGGCGACTTCCTGACCCTACTAAAGAACGATGCCGAGGTAACGAAATACCTGGCGCCCTCGGAAATCGAGGCCTGCTTTGACCTTGGCTACCACTTCAAGCATGTGCATACGATCTTCACGCGGGTCTTCGGCGCAGCACAAGCATAGCTGGAGGGGTGGAAATCTTTCCCCAATGCGCGACAATCCCCGTCGAGAGACAAACCACGACGGGGATTGTCCATGCTGTCGGAGACACTTCTCAAGACAGGTCTGACCCGGGCCGTAAAGCACGGCACCCTTAAGTTGACCACCGCCCGCGGCGAGTGCTTCAGCTTCGGCGACGGTACCGACCCTAAGGTGGCGATCCGCTTCACGGACGAGGCCGCCCAGCTCGCTCTCTGCCTCCATCCCGAGCTGAAGCTCGGAGAGCTGTTCGTGGACGGGCGGCTCGTCATCGAGAGCGGCACGATCTTCGACCTGCTCCAGCTCGTCCTTCAGGACACGCATGGAGAGCTCGACGATCTGCCGTTCCATCGCCTGCGCAAGATCCGGACCTGGATGCAAATGCGCAGCGAGAACGACGCCGCCCGCTCCAAACGCAACGTCGCCCACCATTACGACCTGGACGGGCGGCTCTACAGCCTCTTCCTGGACAGCGACAAGCAATATTCCTGCGCCTATTTCGACCATCCGGACGCTACCCTCGAGGAGGCCCAGCTCGCCAAGAAGCGCCATATCACCGCAAAGCTCCTCCTCGATCCGGGCCAGAGCGTGCTGGATATCGGCTCCGGCTGGGGCGGGCTCGGCCTCTACATGGCCCAGGTGGCCGGTGCGGGCTCCGTGAAGGGCGTGACCCTTTCGGAGGAGCAGCTCGAAGTGTCGCGTAAGCGCGCCGCCACGGCAGGCCTGCCGGACCGGGTCCGCTTCGAGCTCGAGGATTACCGCTCTACTCAAGGAACCTTCGACCGCATCGTGTCGGTGGGCATGTTCGAGCATGTGGGCGCCCCATCCTACGACACCTATTTCCAGACCTGCCGCCGTCTCCTGAAGGAAGACGGCGTCATGCTGCTCCACACCATCGGCCGCACGGGCCAGCCCTATCCGACCAATCCGTGGATCGCGCGCTACATCTTCCCGGGCGGGCACCTGCCGACTCTCTCGGAAGTCATGCCGGCCATCGAGCGGGCGGGGCTGGTCGTGACCGACCTGGAGGTTCTGCGCCTGCATTACGCCTTCACGCTCCAGAAATGGCGCGAGCGCTTCATGGCACAGCGGGAAGAGGTTCTTCGCCTCTACGACGAGCGCTTCTGCCGGATGTGGGAATGCTACCTCGCCATGTCGGAATCGGCCTTCCGGTTCCAGGATGCGGTGGTGTTCCAGATCCAGCTCGCCCGGCGCAACGACACGGTGCCGCTCACGCGGGACTACATCGCCGAGCGCGAGGCCACTCTCAAAGCCGCCGAGACGGCGGAGCTGAAGCAGAGCGCCTGAGCGCCCG contains:
- a CDS encoding FAD-binding oxidoreductase, which produces MRKDVVVLGAGIVGVSIALHLQKRGRSVLLVDRRQPGLETSFGNAGLIQREGVYPYGFPHDFGALLRYALNNTIDAHYHMAALPKIAPFLFQYWMHSRPAQHKAIARLYAPLIEHSVTEHMALAEEAGSVDLIRPTGWMKVFRSDRAMEVQVRDAEQVKRDFGVNFDALDGRTVAEREPHLKIPLKGGIHWTDPAAIYDPHALVMSYVELFERLGGEAAEGDARTLEQAGGGWRLKTEKGPVEAGAVVVALGPWADVVTRRFGYRFPLAVKRGYHMHYRPEGNAVLNRPTLDFERGYFLAPMARGIRLTTGAEFADRDAPKTPVQLARAEPIAKSLFPLGERVDPEPWMGMRPCTPDMMPIIGRAPRHQGLWFGFGHAHHGMTLGPITGRLLAEMITGEAPVIDPKPYRPERF
- the rpe gene encoding ribulose-phosphate 3-epimerase — its product is MTRPLLIAPSILASDFSKLGEEVRAIDAAGADWIHIDVMDGHFVPNITLGPDIVKALRRHTTKPFDVHLMIAPVDPYLEAFAKAGSDVISIHAEAGPHLHRSLQTIRSLGKKAGIVLNPGTPEHSIEPVLDMVDLVLLMTVNPGFGGQAFIGSVCDKVRRVKAMIGERPIDIEIDGGVTAETAPLVVEAGANVLVAGSAVFKGGPEAYAPNITAIREAAAKVR
- the purB gene encoding adenylosuccinate lyase, with protein sequence MIPRYSRPEMVAIWSPETKFRIWFEIEAHATTALADLGVVPKEAAALVWDKGAKATFDVERIDEIEREVKHDVIAFLTHLAEIVGPEARFVHQGMTSSDVLDTTFNVQLVRASDLLLKDIDGLLAALKRRAFEHKMTPTIGRSHGIHAEPTTFGLKLAQAYAEFERCKLRLIEAQREIATCAISGAVGTFANIDPRVEEYVAEKMGLSVEPVSTQVIPRDRHAMYFATLAVIASSIERLAIEVRHLQRSEVLEAEEYFSAGQKGSSAMPHKRNPVLTENLTGLARMVRAYAMPAMENVALWHERDISHSSVERMIGPDATVTLDFALARLTSVVDKLVVYPENMQKNLDRLGGLVHSQRVLLALTQKGASREDAYRLVQRNAMPVWRGEGDFLTLLKNDAEVTKYLAPSEIEACFDLGYHFKHVHTIFTRVFGAAQA
- a CDS encoding cyclopropane-fatty-acyl-phospholipid synthase family protein → MLSETLLKTGLTRAVKHGTLKLTTARGECFSFGDGTDPKVAIRFTDEAAQLALCLHPELKLGELFVDGRLVIESGTIFDLLQLVLQDTHGELDDLPFHRLRKIRTWMQMRSENDAARSKRNVAHHYDLDGRLYSLFLDSDKQYSCAYFDHPDATLEEAQLAKKRHITAKLLLDPGQSVLDIGSGWGGLGLYMAQVAGAGSVKGVTLSEEQLEVSRKRAATAGLPDRVRFELEDYRSTQGTFDRIVSVGMFEHVGAPSYDTYFQTCRRLLKEDGVMLLHTIGRTGQPYPTNPWIARYIFPGGHLPTLSEVMPAIERAGLVVTDLEVLRLHYAFTLQKWRERFMAQREEVLRLYDERFCRMWECYLAMSESAFRFQDAVVFQIQLARRNDTVPLTRDYIAEREATLKAAETAELKQSA